One stretch of Streptomyces sp. 135 DNA includes these proteins:
- a CDS encoding phosphatase PAP2 family protein, translated as MLLWATAGLVALGFLIALEIVARRHGVPGPITAQAREVIFAPKPGPLYGGLALMMVVLTWRQRFIAAAFAVGVDVVFVLVRWAVDADVPEDQYFGNGALWAMLGCAVVAITRRTGKERVLMLKGVGLGLLLVTGRKTGDTWLLITSKTRPTVLDPYVAMADHALGSPSWLAGRILRATGPVGTHVLDLVYAQLAVAAVVVALYQLRKVAAERRFPRHHLVRTFLVIGLLGPGIYMLFPVVGPIFAYGPGTSGTGGVEWAVADLWPHTPPPLDVPHPVPYDGITPRNCMPSLHTAWATAIFIHSRKGPRVLRWAGAFWLVATVGATLGFGYHYGVDLVAGVVFTLTVEGALRAFDRGWDRSGIQLVAYGTAVFAALLVSYRWLPMEMAAHPWVAGPLVLLSMVSVIYGYVRTTRTWEPRAAPVLRAKPQPELV; from the coding sequence GTGCTCCTGTGGGCCACGGCGGGCCTGGTGGCCCTCGGCTTCCTGATCGCCCTGGAGATCGTCGCGCGCCGCCACGGCGTGCCGGGGCCGATCACCGCCCAGGCCCGCGAGGTGATCTTCGCGCCGAAGCCGGGGCCGCTGTACGGCGGCCTCGCGTTGATGATGGTCGTGCTCACCTGGCGGCAGCGGTTCATCGCGGCTGCTTTCGCGGTCGGCGTCGACGTCGTCTTCGTGCTGGTGCGGTGGGCGGTCGACGCCGACGTGCCCGAGGACCAGTACTTCGGCAACGGCGCGCTGTGGGCGATGCTGGGCTGCGCAGTGGTCGCGATCACGCGCCGCACCGGCAAGGAACGCGTCCTGATGCTGAAGGGCGTCGGCCTCGGCCTGCTCCTGGTGACCGGCCGCAAGACCGGTGACACGTGGCTGCTCATCACGTCGAAGACCCGCCCCACCGTGCTCGATCCGTACGTGGCGATGGCCGATCACGCGCTGGGCAGCCCCTCGTGGCTGGCCGGGCGGATCCTCAGGGCCACCGGCCCGGTCGGCACCCACGTACTCGACCTGGTCTACGCCCAGCTCGCGGTCGCCGCGGTCGTCGTCGCCCTGTACCAGCTGCGCAAGGTGGCGGCCGAGCGCCGCTTCCCGCGCCACCACCTGGTGCGCACGTTCCTCGTGATCGGCCTGCTCGGGCCGGGCATCTACATGCTCTTCCCGGTGGTCGGGCCGATCTTCGCCTACGGCCCGGGCACCTCCGGCACGGGCGGCGTGGAGTGGGCGGTGGCCGACCTGTGGCCGCACACGCCGCCGCCGCTCGACGTCCCGCATCCGGTGCCGTACGACGGGATCACCCCGCGCAACTGCATGCCGAGCCTGCACACCGCGTGGGCCACCGCGATCTTCATCCACTCCCGCAAGGGGCCCCGCGTCCTGCGCTGGGCGGGGGCGTTCTGGCTGGTCGCCACGGTCGGCGCGACGCTGGGCTTCGGTTACCACTACGGCGTGGATCTCGTCGCCGGCGTGGTGTTCACGCTCACCGTGGAGGGGGCCCTGCGGGCGTTCGACCGCGGCTGGGACCGGTCGGGGATCCAGCTCGTCGCGTACGGCACCGCGGTCTTCGCCGCGCTCCTGGTGTCGTACCGCTGGCTGCCGATGGAGATGGCCGCGCACCCGTGGGTGGCCGGTCCCCTTGTCCTCCTTTCGATGGTTTCAGTGATCTACGGATACGTACGGACCACCAGAACGTGGGAACCGAGGGCGGCGCCGGTCCTGCGGGCGAAACCGCAGCCCGAACTGGTCTGA
- a CDS encoding DUF2795 domain-containing protein, which translates to MVVDPGGPVPPPGEERERARSFAEAEATRLELSRHLERSTFPADRQTLLETLESHHAPDSALQAVRRLPEGETYDNVTDAARPLVAG; encoded by the coding sequence GTGGTCGTGGACCCGGGCGGTCCCGTCCCGCCGCCGGGCGAGGAACGGGAGCGCGCCCGCTCCTTCGCCGAGGCCGAAGCCACGCGTCTGGAGCTGAGCCGCCATCTTGAGCGCAGCACGTTCCCGGCCGACCGGCAGACACTGCTGGAGACGCTGGAATCGCACCATGCGCCGGACTCCGCACTGCAAGCGGTGCGGCGGCTGCCCGAGGGTGAGACGTACGACAACGTCACCGACGCCGCACGCCCCCTCGTCGCCGGATAG
- a CDS encoding calcium-binding protein, with product MRHRIRIAVLGSALAVTGFAAPAAFAAPTSDVTIDKVTVNGGKPIVLGTTAAQTFSVSVTASDDSGIDEADITLYGPSSAVALPASAPTCEASSATTSTCTAKFTLDPDTDFYDNSPAGAWYVDAMVTANDIDTILAEKAGAFKVQRLSKLTANASPEPIKKGKTLTITGALTRANWETHKYAGYTNQSVTLEFKKKGASAYTAVKTAKSDTKGNLKTTVKAATDGYFRWNFAGNSTTSPVKTTGDYVDVR from the coding sequence ATGCGACACCGCATCCGTATCGCCGTGCTCGGCTCGGCCCTGGCCGTGACCGGCTTCGCGGCGCCTGCCGCCTTCGCCGCCCCGACCAGCGACGTGACGATCGACAAGGTCACCGTCAACGGCGGCAAGCCGATCGTGCTCGGCACCACCGCCGCGCAGACCTTCTCGGTCTCCGTGACGGCGTCGGATGACTCGGGCATCGACGAGGCCGACATCACGCTGTACGGCCCGAGCTCCGCGGTGGCCCTGCCGGCGTCGGCGCCCACGTGCGAGGCGTCGAGCGCGACGACCTCGACGTGCACCGCGAAGTTCACGCTCGACCCCGACACCGACTTCTACGACAACAGCCCGGCCGGCGCCTGGTACGTCGACGCGATGGTGACGGCGAACGACATCGACACCATCCTGGCGGAGAAGGCCGGTGCCTTTAAGGTGCAGCGCCTCTCCAAGCTGACGGCCAACGCCTCGCCGGAGCCGATCAAGAAGGGCAAGACGCTCACCATCACCGGCGCGCTGACCCGCGCCAACTGGGAGACCCACAAGTACGCGGGCTACACCAACCAGTCCGTGACGCTGGAGTTCAAGAAGAAGGGCGCCTCGGCCTACACGGCCGTGAAGACCGCGAAGTCCGACACCAAGGGCAACCTGAAGACCACGGTCAAGGCCGCCACCGACGGCTACTTCCGCTGGAACTTCGCCGGCAACTCGACGACGTCCCCGGTCAAGACGACCGGCGACTACGTCGACGTGCGCTGA
- a CDS encoding Vms1/Ankzf1 family peptidyl-tRNA hydrolase gives MRLSFLQPLLDHPGPWATVYFDPGQADESGAKRRELSVRDVCRTLEQQGADEATTEAVRADLTERSPAQDPAGRVLFATGGEVVLSHRLSRRPQSPSASWAPLPRLAPLLELSGQDPVCLVAYIDRTGADFQLREAGGRPQDSGHVEGEQWPVHRTATSDWSERHFQLKVENTWEHNAAQIAEALAAAHEESGADVVVLVGDPRERRSVHDKLPEEVKAVTVETERGGRAAGSGSAALEEAIENARQECLRRHIEQALDRFRAGRVGTDRPTDAVEGVPAMVDAARQHRIDTLLVRPGGPDLHQEMWAGPEPDQVAVRRTDAEALGDGSPAPVRADDALLRSAAATSADVLIIPFEEVSDDIPAGGLALVVRAECGIGRPGRPRTPVPARKGGACRGPRQQSGESAQGRRVEARTGGLLALRSAHTRRGGERPRAAGRRRRGRGPGRSRPAAGRGTGARPLLRRGRSHASGAEPPS, from the coding sequence ATGCGCCTTTCGTTTCTGCAACCGCTCCTGGACCACCCCGGCCCCTGGGCGACCGTGTACTTCGATCCCGGACAGGCGGACGAGTCGGGCGCCAAACGGCGTGAGCTCTCCGTACGGGACGTCTGCCGCACCCTGGAGCAGCAGGGCGCCGACGAAGCCACCACGGAAGCCGTCCGTGCCGACCTGACGGAGCGGTCGCCCGCGCAGGACCCGGCCGGCCGCGTGCTCTTCGCCACCGGCGGTGAGGTCGTGCTCAGCCACCGCCTGTCCCGGCGGCCGCAGTCACCCTCCGCCTCCTGGGCCCCGCTGCCGCGCCTCGCGCCCCTGCTGGAGCTGTCCGGCCAGGACCCCGTGTGCCTCGTGGCCTACATCGACCGCACCGGCGCCGATTTCCAGCTGCGGGAAGCGGGTGGCCGCCCGCAGGACTCCGGGCACGTGGAGGGCGAGCAGTGGCCGGTGCACCGCACGGCGACGTCCGACTGGTCGGAGCGGCACTTCCAGCTCAAGGTGGAGAACACCTGGGAGCACAACGCCGCGCAGATCGCCGAAGCGCTGGCCGCCGCCCATGAGGAGTCCGGCGCCGATGTCGTGGTGCTGGTCGGCGACCCGCGTGAGCGGCGCTCGGTGCACGACAAGCTCCCGGAGGAGGTCAAGGCCGTCACGGTCGAGACCGAGCGCGGCGGCCGGGCCGCGGGTTCGGGCTCCGCGGCGCTGGAAGAGGCCATCGAGAACGCCCGGCAGGAGTGCCTGCGGCGGCACATCGAACAGGCGCTCGACCGTTTCCGGGCGGGCAGGGTCGGCACCGACCGGCCGACGGACGCCGTGGAGGGTGTGCCCGCCATGGTGGACGCCGCCCGGCAGCACCGCATCGACACCCTCCTCGTCCGGCCCGGCGGCCCCGATCTGCACCAGGAGATGTGGGCGGGCCCCGAGCCGGACCAGGTGGCGGTGCGACGGACGGACGCGGAGGCCCTCGGTGACGGCTCCCCCGCCCCCGTACGCGCCGACGACGCGCTGCTGCGCTCCGCGGCGGCCACGTCCGCCGACGTGCTGATCATTCCCTTCGAGGAGGTGAGCGACGACATCCCGGCGGGAGGGCTCGCGCTGGTCGTACGAGCCGAGTGCGGCATAGGGAGACCCGGGAGACCCCGGACCCCCGTGCCCGCGAGAAAGGGAGGTGCTTGTCGTGGACCGAGGCAGCAATCCGGTGAGTCCGCGCAAGGACGACGAGTTGAAGCACGAACTGGAGGGCTACTTGCGCTCCGGTCAGCACACACACGTCGAGGAGGCGAACGACCCCGAGCCGCCGGCCGACGACGACGTGGTCGTGGACCCGGGCGGTCCCGTCCCGCCGCCGGGCGAGGAACGGGAGCGCGCCCGCTCCTTCGCCGAGGCCGAAGCCACGCGTCTGGAGCTGAGCCGCCATCTTGA
- a CDS encoding serine hydrolase domain-containing protein encodes MSATLFAALTGVLAPATAASAAPAAPTAPTAPAVPAPDMAGVTAALNAAMANGAPGAMARFTGPDGVRTRAAGVRDRVSGAAMDTTARFRIGSVSKTFSSVVLLQLVDEGRLELDAPVNRYLPGLLPDDRITVRHLLTHRSGLAEYTDAMFAKTVPGFEAVRNRVFTYQELLDLSLAEPRTTEPGAAYKYSNANFVVVGMLIEKITGTSAAKQYEQRVIKPLRLSHTSYVHPRARIEGTHVRGYLHPDEAGAPLVDSTEQTASWAQTAGAVISDPADLNTFTTALMRGKLLSPRMLDAMTTVTPTDTAGTRFYGLGLRRYDLSCGTQVYGHTGTVQGYYTYAFATRDGRRALSAMANTSNRGAANTALGGTLEAAFCGKKTNR; translated from the coding sequence ATGAGCGCCACCCTGTTCGCCGCCCTCACCGGCGTTCTCGCCCCCGCCACCGCGGCCTCCGCGGCACCGGCGGCCCCCACGGCCCCAACAGCTCCCGCTGTTCCCGCTCCCGACATGGCCGGCGTGACCGCGGCCCTGAACGCCGCCATGGCCAACGGAGCTCCGGGCGCGATGGCCCGCTTCACCGGCCCCGACGGTGTCCGGACGCGCGCCGCCGGTGTCCGCGACCGTGTCTCCGGCGCGGCCATGGACACCACCGCCCGCTTCCGTATCGGCAGCGTCAGCAAGACGTTCTCCAGTGTCGTGCTGCTCCAACTGGTCGACGAGGGACGGCTGGAGCTCGACGCACCGGTCAACCGCTACCTCCCCGGTCTGCTGCCCGACGACCGCATCACGGTCCGTCACCTGCTCACCCACCGCAGCGGTCTGGCCGAGTACACCGACGCCATGTTCGCCAAGACCGTGCCCGGCTTCGAAGCCGTGCGCAACCGCGTCTTCACCTACCAGGAGCTGCTCGACCTCTCGCTGGCCGAACCCCGCACCACCGAGCCCGGCGCGGCCTACAAGTACTCCAACGCCAATTTCGTCGTCGTAGGCATGCTCATCGAGAAGATCACGGGAACCTCCGCCGCCAAGCAGTACGAGCAGCGCGTCATCAAGCCGCTGAGACTGAGCCACACCTCCTACGTCCACCCGCGGGCCCGCATCGAGGGCACGCACGTGCGCGGCTACCTCCACCCCGACGAGGCGGGGGCACCGCTCGTGGACTCCACGGAGCAGACCGCTTCCTGGGCGCAGACGGCAGGCGCGGTCATCTCCGACCCGGCCGACCTGAACACCTTCACCACCGCCCTGATGCGGGGCAAGCTGCTCTCGCCCCGGATGCTGGACGCCATGACCACGGTCACCCCGACCGACACCGCCGGCACCCGCTTCTACGGGCTCGGACTGCGCCGCTACGACCTGTCGTGCGGAACCCAGGTCTACGGACACACCGGCACCGTCCAGGGCTACTACACCTACGCCTTCGCCACCCGGGACGGCCGCCGTGCGCTCTCCGCCATGGCGAACACCTCGAACCGGGGCGCGGCGAACACGGCGCTCGGCGGGACGCTGGAGGCGGCCTTCTGCGGGAAGAAGACCAACCGCTGA
- a CDS encoding phosphatase PAP2 family protein: protein MLWTAAGVVTLAFLIALEFAARHYGLPGPITNQAREVIFAPKSGPLLYASMALMLVVLPWRQRFIAIGAAVGIDIVFFLVRWAVDAKMMFGNGALWVIIACAVIAVTRRTGPERVLLLKGVGLGLLLVAGRKTGDAWLLITSKTRPQVLDQYVATADHALGNPSWVAGRIVEATGAVGAHVLDYVYIQLAVAAVVVALYQLRNVASEGRFPGHHLVRTFLVIGLLGPGIYMIYPVVGPIFAYGADGGHWAVANLWPDTPPSVVTPQHMPFNEVTPRNCMPSLHTAWATTIFIHSRRGPRLLRYAGVFWLIATLGATLGFGYHYGADIVAGVVFAYTIDAALRAYDRGWDRAGIQLVVYGTVVFTAFLVSYRYLPMEMARYPWLFGPLLILGMASVVYGYMRTARLWEPKAVPAKPLEPQPELV, encoded by the coding sequence ATGCTGTGGACCGCGGCGGGTGTGGTGACCCTCGCATTCCTCATCGCCCTTGAGTTCGCCGCGCGTCATTACGGCCTGCCCGGGCCGATCACCAATCAGGCGCGAGAGGTCATATTCGCTCCGAAGTCGGGGCCGCTGCTGTACGCCAGCATGGCGCTGATGCTGGTGGTGCTGCCCTGGCGGCAGCGGTTCATCGCGATTGGCGCCGCGGTCGGCATCGACATCGTCTTCTTCCTGGTGCGGTGGGCGGTCGACGCCAAGATGATGTTCGGCAACGGCGCCCTGTGGGTGATCATCGCCTGCGCGGTCATCGCCGTCACCCGCCGCACCGGCCCGGAACGCGTCCTGCTGCTGAAGGGCGTCGGTCTCGGCCTGCTGCTCGTGGCCGGGCGCAAGACCGGCGACGCCTGGCTGCTCATCACGTCCAAGACCCGCCCGCAGGTGCTCGACCAGTATGTGGCGACCGCCGATCACGCGCTCGGCAACCCGTCGTGGGTGGCGGGCCGGATCGTCGAGGCCACCGGCGCGGTCGGCGCCCACGTCCTCGACTACGTCTACATCCAGCTCGCGGTGGCCGCGGTGGTCGTCGCGCTCTACCAGCTGCGCAATGTCGCGTCCGAGGGCCGCTTCCCCGGCCACCACCTGGTGCGCACCTTCCTGGTGATCGGCCTGCTCGGACCCGGCATCTACATGATCTACCCGGTGGTCGGACCGATCTTCGCCTACGGCGCCGACGGCGGGCACTGGGCGGTGGCGAACCTGTGGCCGGACACGCCGCCCTCGGTCGTCACACCGCAGCACATGCCGTTCAACGAGGTCACCCCGCGCAACTGCATGCCCAGCCTGCACACCGCGTGGGCCACGACGATCTTCATCCACTCCCGCAGGGGTCCACGCCTTCTGCGGTACGCGGGCGTCTTCTGGCTGATAGCCACGCTCGGCGCGACGCTGGGATTCGGTTATCACTACGGCGCCGATATCGTCGCCGGTGTGGTGTTCGCGTACACGATCGACGCGGCGCTGCGCGCGTACGACCGGGGCTGGGACCGGGCGGGAATTCAGCTGGTCGTCTACGGCACGGTCGTCTTCACCGCGTTCCTGGTCTCCTATCGCTATCTGCCGATGGAAATGGCCAGGTATCCGTGGCTGTTCGGGCCGCTGCTCATTCTGGGGATGGCCTCGGTGGTCTACGGCTATATGCGGACCGCCAGGCTGTGGGAGCCGAAGGCGGTACCGGCGAAGCCGCTCGAACCGCAGCCCGAACTCGTCTGA
- a CDS encoding LpqB family beta-propeller domain-containing protein — protein MPRRHFLQSAAGTAIAGVAVPAVPAAVAAAAPQDAAGRTARLRFTAATNGAAAPARERFLAEVQNVLWSFADDGRPATALTPPDLEPTRPAVSPDGRQVAMACFKGGQFHIWVMAVDGTGLRRLTEGPWDDRGPAWSPDGSRIVFSSERGGDPVKGSPYRIWTVDPHGGNLTQLTGLKGQSGPGQDVPYEDFDPTWSADGGRIVFVRGRLDQTVLRSRTLAAVPADGGPVTVWHAETEPGNLQVPVFSPAGRSAWLRTVQLVGKFEQVILVVDGKPVPVDGEISVAPPRWLDDERVLLTVDGRFRIVRTRTGGGGHVLPFDATLPVGRPSYRVKNYDFEPRGTRKVRGIQQPALAPDGRSFAFVSLNTLWVQPVSGNGQPRKVVRAPAGSYVQGPAWSRDGRSLLYVDDRDGLNAVRRHDLATTKDTVLASGGRVHGALSPDGTRLACLDMVGNLLVRDLGSGTEKVLAAPMGGGGLPGPPSWSPDGRYVAYCDRNRLNLRFREGYNLIRVVDVTTGASRLHPLAPFASLSDRYASGPAWSPDGKWFACVSESALWVLPVRPDGTPHGEPRRLGDEGADHPSWSADSRTLLHLADGKLKLTPIDGGGGRTVPVRVSYRRPTPVDTLVHAGQLWDGTGSKPREDIDILIRDGRIAAVEPHRAGRRATRVIDASDRTVLPGLWDAHTHPWQYTYGARQSALELAYGVTTTVSLAGFSYEQARLREDVIAGRLAGPRLLTTGELLDGPRVAYSMGRAHRTPEGLRRSFARGAALDWDFVKTYVRAPFAYMAAAARFGHDRLGVRSGSHLCSQGVQSGQDLTTHLSATERTEYGHGATSGNRTHQDTRENYTHGRFNLVATPFSALPTIHDHPDLVDDPRVTEMMPPWDLATIRAQAAKEPTDAERLIHRRELASYRAVVKEGGLMALGTDTPLTPVGLHLHLSLRELVAHGFSPTQALLSVTAAPARVFGAERDLGSVAAGKLGDLTIVDGDPFTEFATLVRVTQVLVGGRLHERAELAAPYRKTKALKDEAPDATDWKAVGEQMRRDGCCE, from the coding sequence ATGCCACGCAGACATTTCCTCCAGAGCGCCGCGGGCACGGCGATCGCGGGAGTGGCCGTGCCCGCCGTCCCGGCAGCCGTCGCGGCCGCCGCCCCCCAGGACGCCGCGGGACGGACCGCCCGACTGCGCTTCACGGCCGCCACCAACGGCGCCGCCGCCCCGGCCCGCGAGCGGTTCCTCGCCGAGGTGCAGAACGTCCTCTGGTCGTTCGCGGACGACGGGCGGCCCGCCACCGCCCTCACCCCGCCCGACCTGGAGCCCACCCGCCCCGCCGTCTCGCCCGACGGCCGCCAGGTGGCCATGGCCTGCTTCAAGGGCGGCCAGTTCCACATCTGGGTCATGGCCGTGGACGGGACGGGACTGCGGCGGTTGACCGAAGGACCCTGGGACGACCGGGGGCCCGCCTGGTCCCCGGACGGGTCGAGGATCGTGTTCTCCTCCGAGCGTGGCGGCGACCCCGTCAAGGGCAGCCCGTACCGCATCTGGACCGTCGATCCGCACGGCGGGAACCTGACCCAACTCACTGGCCTGAAAGGGCAGTCGGGTCCCGGACAGGACGTTCCGTACGAGGACTTCGATCCCACCTGGTCCGCCGACGGCGGCCGGATCGTCTTCGTGCGAGGGCGGCTCGACCAGACGGTGCTCAGGTCCAGGACGCTGGCCGCCGTGCCCGCGGACGGCGGGCCCGTCACCGTCTGGCACGCCGAGACCGAGCCGGGCAACCTCCAGGTCCCGGTCTTCTCCCCCGCCGGCCGCAGCGCCTGGCTTCGCACGGTGCAGCTGGTCGGGAAGTTCGAGCAGGTCATCCTGGTCGTGGACGGGAAACCGGTCCCCGTCGACGGCGAGATCTCCGTGGCCCCGCCCCGCTGGCTGGACGACGAGCGGGTCCTGCTCACCGTCGACGGACGGTTCCGGATCGTCCGCACCCGAACGGGCGGTGGCGGGCACGTGCTGCCGTTCGACGCGACGCTTCCCGTCGGGCGGCCCTCCTACCGCGTCAAGAACTACGACTTCGAGCCGCGCGGCACCCGCAAGGTGCGCGGCATCCAGCAGCCGGCCCTCGCCCCCGACGGACGCTCCTTCGCCTTCGTCTCGCTGAACACCCTCTGGGTCCAGCCGGTTTCGGGCAACGGACAGCCCCGGAAGGTCGTGAGGGCGCCGGCCGGTTCCTACGTCCAGGGGCCCGCCTGGAGCCGGGACGGACGTTCGCTGCTGTACGTGGATGACCGCGACGGGCTCAATGCCGTGCGCCGCCACGACCTCGCCACCACCAAGGACACCGTCCTCGCTTCCGGCGGCCGCGTCCACGGCGCGCTCTCCCCGGACGGGACCCGGCTCGCCTGCCTCGACATGGTCGGCAACCTGCTCGTACGCGACCTCGGCAGCGGTACGGAGAAGGTGCTCGCCGCGCCGATGGGCGGCGGCGGGCTGCCGGGGCCGCCCAGCTGGTCCCCGGACGGGCGGTACGTGGCGTACTGCGACCGCAACCGCCTCAACCTCCGCTTCCGCGAGGGCTACAACCTCATCAGGGTCGTCGACGTCACGACCGGAGCCTCCCGGCTCCACCCGCTGGCCCCGTTCGCCTCACTCTCCGACCGGTACGCGTCGGGGCCCGCCTGGTCACCGGACGGCAAGTGGTTCGCCTGCGTCAGCGAGTCCGCGCTCTGGGTGCTGCCCGTGCGCCCCGACGGCACCCCGCACGGCGAACCCCGCCGCCTCGGCGACGAGGGCGCCGACCACCCCTCATGGTCCGCCGACTCCAGGACCCTGCTCCATCTCGCGGACGGCAAGCTGAAGTTGACCCCCATCGACGGGGGCGGCGGACGCACCGTGCCCGTGCGCGTCAGCTATCGGCGCCCCACACCCGTCGACACCCTCGTCCACGCCGGACAGCTCTGGGACGGCACCGGGTCCAAGCCCCGCGAGGACATCGACATCCTCATCCGTGACGGCCGCATCGCCGCCGTCGAACCGCACCGGGCAGGCCGCCGCGCCACCCGCGTCATCGACGCGTCGGACCGTACGGTGCTGCCCGGGCTCTGGGACGCGCACACCCACCCCTGGCAGTACACCTACGGCGCCCGCCAGTCCGCGCTGGAACTCGCGTACGGCGTCACCACCACCGTCTCGCTCGCCGGTTTCTCCTACGAACAGGCCCGGTTGAGGGAGGACGTCATCGCCGGCAGGCTCGCCGGGCCGCGCCTGCTCACCACCGGCGAACTGCTCGACGGTCCGCGCGTCGCGTACTCCATGGGCCGCGCGCACCGCACCCCGGAAGGGCTGCGCCGCTCCTTCGCCCGGGGGGCCGCGCTGGACTGGGACTTCGTGAAGACGTACGTCCGGGCGCCGTTCGCGTACATGGCGGCCGCCGCTCGCTTCGGCCATGACCGGCTCGGGGTGCGCTCCGGCTCCCACCTGTGCTCCCAAGGGGTGCAGAGCGGCCAGGACCTGACGACCCACCTGTCCGCCACCGAACGGACCGAGTACGGGCACGGCGCCACCTCGGGGAACCGCACCCACCAGGACACCAGGGAGAACTACACCCACGGCCGCTTCAACCTGGTGGCGACGCCGTTCAGCGCCCTCCCGACGATCCACGACCACCCGGATCTCGTCGACGACCCCCGCGTGACCGAGATGATGCCGCCCTGGGATCTGGCCACCATCCGCGCGCAGGCGGCCAAGGAGCCCACGGACGCGGAGCGGCTGATCCACCGACGGGAGCTGGCGTCCTACCGTGCGGTGGTGAAGGAGGGCGGCCTGATGGCACTCGGCACGGACACCCCGCTGACCCCGGTCGGCCTCCATCTGCATCTGTCCCTCCGCGAGCTGGTGGCCCACGGTTTCAGCCCGACCCAAGCCCTGCTGAGCGTGACCGCGGCGCCCGCGCGGGTCTTCGGCGCCGAGCGGGACCTGGGCTCGGTGGCAGCGGGGAAGCTGGGAGACCTCACGATCGTCGACGGCGACCCGTTCACCGAATTCGCCACACTCGTACGGGTCACCCAGGTCCTGGTCGGCGGCCGCCTCCACGAGCGCGCCGAGCTGGCGGCGCCGTACAGGAAGACGAAGGCCCTGAAGGACGAGGCGCCGGACGCCACGGACTGGAAGGCGGTGGGAGAGCAGATGCGCAGAGACGGGTGCTGCGAATGA
- a CDS encoding hemerythrin domain-containing protein has product MSELHTPHAGDDRAADNDVVSLLMRQHGDIRNLFDEVEAATGEERRDAFRRLVRLLAVHETAEEEVVHPFSRRSLPGGEQIVEDRLAEERAAKETLAALDDADTDDPKFMPQLMKLRKDVQEHARAEERYEFTHIRRSTDATNLAAMAKAVKAAEAMAPTRPHPGVESGAANMALGPVAALMDRTKDAVRKAMAKKDG; this is encoded by the coding sequence ATGTCAGAGCTCCACACGCCCCACGCCGGGGACGACCGCGCCGCCGACAACGACGTGGTCTCGCTGCTCATGCGTCAGCACGGTGACATCCGCAACCTCTTCGACGAGGTGGAGGCGGCCACGGGGGAGGAGCGGCGGGATGCCTTCCGCCGCCTGGTGCGGCTGCTCGCCGTGCACGAGACCGCCGAGGAGGAGGTCGTCCACCCGTTCTCGCGGCGCTCGCTGCCCGGCGGTGAGCAGATCGTCGAGGACCGCCTCGCCGAGGAGCGGGCCGCCAAGGAGACACTCGCCGCGCTCGACGACGCCGACACGGACGACCCGAAGTTCATGCCGCAGCTGATGAAGCTCCGCAAGGACGTGCAGGAGCACGCACGCGCCGAGGAGCGCTACGAGTTCACGCACATCAGGCGCAGCACCGACGCCACGAATCTCGCCGCCATGGCCAAGGCCGTCAAGGCGGCGGAGGCCATGGCTCCGACCCGTCCCCACCCCGGTGTGGAGTCCGGCGCGGCGAACATGGCGCTCGGTCCAGTCGCCGCGCTGATGGACCGCACGAAGGACGCCGTGCGCAAGGCGATGGCCAAGAAGGACGGCTGA